One Mycolicibacterium crocinum DNA window includes the following coding sequences:
- a CDS encoding ATP-binding cassette domain-containing protein produces the protein MTAPAIDCRNLTHRYGDFTAVDDLTLQVQPGETLGLLGPNGAGKTTVVRVLTTLTPVQHGKVRMFGLDSRRDTMDIRYNLGYVPQQLSIEPVLTGRQNVEWFARLYDVPRAARKKRVDEALEAMQLVDVADRLANTYSGGMVRRLELAQALVNQPSLLILDEPTVGLDPIARDSVWTQVQSMQQEFGMTVLLTTHYMEEADVLCDRVALMHHGRLRAVGTPAELKAKVGPDATLEDVFRHYAGSGLDDAATQSGLGGIRAGRKAARNAG, from the coding sequence ATGACCGCGCCCGCGATCGACTGCCGGAACCTGACCCACCGCTACGGCGACTTCACGGCCGTCGACGATCTGACGTTGCAGGTCCAACCCGGCGAGACGCTGGGTCTGCTGGGTCCCAACGGTGCCGGCAAGACGACCGTCGTGCGGGTGCTCACCACACTGACCCCGGTGCAGCACGGAAAGGTCCGAATGTTCGGACTGGACTCCCGGCGCGACACCATGGACATTCGGTACAACCTCGGCTATGTGCCGCAACAGCTTTCGATCGAACCGGTGCTGACGGGTCGGCAGAACGTGGAATGGTTCGCCCGGCTCTACGACGTGCCGCGCGCGGCGCGTAAGAAGCGCGTCGACGAGGCGCTGGAGGCCATGCAATTGGTCGACGTCGCCGACCGGTTGGCCAACACCTACTCCGGCGGCATGGTCCGGCGTCTGGAACTGGCTCAGGCCCTGGTGAATCAGCCGTCGCTGCTGATTCTGGACGAGCCGACCGTGGGCTTGGATCCCATTGCCCGCGACAGCGTGTGGACGCAGGTGCAGAGCATGCAACAGGAGTTCGGGATGACGGTGCTGCTGACCACCCACTACATGGAGGAGGCCGACGTGCTCTGCGACCGGGTGGCGCTGATGCACCACGGCCGGCTGCGTGCGGTCGGAACGCCGGCTGAGCTCAAGGCGAAGGTCGGTCCCGACGCCACCCTGGAGGACGTCTTCCGGCACTACGCGGGATCCGGACTCGACGACGCCGCAACGCAATCCGGCCTCGGCGGGATCCGGGCCGGACGGAAGGCGGCACGCAATGCCGGTTGA
- a CDS encoding MarR family winged helix-turn-helix transcriptional regulator has protein sequence MSLRTDLVADLFGTVGRFRRTIRRAAGASFVGLTESQAELLRLVARQPGISVSAAAAELGLAANTASTLVSKLSSEGLLMRTPDPDDRRVGRLELTAPAQKLADASRAARRATLAEALDELDEDDTRALAEGLRVLAKLTTTLREKRS, from the coding sequence GTGAGCCTTCGCACCGATCTCGTCGCCGACTTGTTCGGCACTGTCGGCAGATTCCGTCGCACCATCCGTCGCGCCGCGGGCGCCTCTTTTGTGGGACTGACCGAGTCGCAGGCCGAGCTGCTGCGGCTGGTCGCCAGGCAGCCGGGTATCTCCGTGAGCGCAGCCGCCGCCGAACTGGGTCTGGCCGCTAACACCGCGTCGACACTGGTGTCCAAGCTGTCGTCGGAGGGCTTGCTGATGCGAACCCCCGATCCCGACGACCGCCGGGTCGGCCGCCTGGAGCTCACTGCGCCGGCGCAGAAGCTCGCCGATGCCTCCCGGGCCGCGCGGCGCGCAACGCTGGCCGAGGCACTCGACGAACTCGACGAGGACGACACCCGTGCCCTGGCCGAAGGCCTCCGCGTGCTGGCCAAGCTCACCACGACACTGCGAGAGAAGCGATCATGA
- a CDS encoding metallophosphoesterase family protein: MRLLLLADTHIPKRARDLPAQVWHEVDQSDVVIHAGDWVEVGVLDDLAARSKRLVACWGNNDGPELRARLPECAEVTLDGLRFTVVHETGAASGREARMAQQYPHTDVLVFGHSHIPWDTTAKTGLRLLNPGSPTDRRRQPFCTYMTVLTRPGALADVRQHRIEKT; the protein is encoded by the coding sequence ATGCGCCTGCTGCTGCTGGCCGATACCCACATCCCCAAGCGCGCCCGCGACCTGCCTGCACAGGTGTGGCACGAGGTCGACCAGAGCGACGTCGTGATCCACGCCGGTGACTGGGTCGAGGTGGGCGTCCTCGACGATCTGGCGGCGCGCTCCAAACGCCTGGTTGCCTGTTGGGGCAACAACGACGGCCCGGAACTGCGGGCGCGGTTGCCGGAGTGCGCCGAGGTGACGCTGGACGGCCTGCGCTTCACAGTCGTTCACGAGACGGGCGCCGCGTCCGGCCGGGAAGCGCGCATGGCGCAGCAGTACCCGCACACCGATGTCCTGGTCTTCGGTCACAGCCACATTCCGTGGGACACCACCGCGAAGACCGGCCTGCGGCTGTTGAATCCCGGCTCGCCGACCGACCGGCGCCGGCAGCCGTTCTGCACCTACATGACCGTCCTCACCCGCCCGGGTGCGCTGGCTGACGTGCGGCAGCATCGCATCGAGAAGACTTAG
- a CDS encoding CoA transferase, translating to MTDTPDLPLAGIRIVEISSFVAVPLAGMTLAQLGAEVIRVDPVGGAADYKRWPLTDDGTSIYWAGLNKSKRSVAADMRTAGGQQLVARLIADAGILITNVAGRQWHSYEELSAVRPDLIHLEVVGRADGSTGVDYTVNAATGFPLVTGSPTQSGPVNHVLPAWDVSCGLYAALAILVALRRRDTTGAGSRIRLPLDDVALATAANLGFLTEPMVTGEQRPRLGNSIYGQYGENYTSSDGATFMLVALTNRHFRDLAELTGTTKAVAAVAEALGADFTDEGQRYEHRAVLTGLFAPWFARHTADEVTAALAASSVLWDRYLDFAEVARHPRVTENPLFSLLEQPRIGSYLAPGLPMSVDGKHVSAQPAPALGDDTAAVLAELGMTDSEITALVESGTVTTGSGRA from the coding sequence GTGACCGATACGCCTGACCTGCCACTGGCCGGTATCCGCATCGTCGAGATTTCGAGCTTCGTGGCCGTGCCGCTGGCCGGGATGACGTTGGCCCAGCTGGGTGCCGAGGTCATCCGGGTCGACCCGGTTGGCGGCGCCGCCGACTACAAGCGCTGGCCGTTGACCGACGACGGGACGAGCATCTACTGGGCCGGGCTCAACAAGAGCAAACGCTCGGTGGCCGCCGACATGCGAACGGCCGGAGGCCAGCAGCTGGTCGCCCGGCTGATCGCCGATGCCGGCATTCTGATCACCAATGTCGCTGGGCGGCAATGGCATTCCTACGAAGAACTCAGTGCAGTCCGTCCCGATCTGATCCATCTGGAAGTGGTCGGGCGCGCAGACGGATCCACCGGGGTGGACTACACCGTCAACGCGGCCACCGGTTTCCCCCTGGTCACCGGGTCACCGACGCAGAGCGGCCCGGTCAACCATGTACTGCCGGCCTGGGATGTCAGCTGCGGTCTGTATGCCGCACTGGCGATCCTGGTGGCGTTGCGTCGGCGCGACACCACGGGGGCGGGCAGCCGCATCCGGCTCCCACTGGACGACGTGGCCCTGGCCACCGCGGCCAACCTCGGGTTTCTTACCGAGCCGATGGTGACCGGCGAGCAGCGCCCGCGCCTGGGCAACTCGATCTACGGCCAGTACGGCGAGAACTACACCAGCAGCGACGGGGCCACCTTCATGCTGGTGGCGCTGACCAACCGGCACTTCCGCGACCTCGCCGAGCTCACCGGAACCACGAAAGCCGTTGCCGCCGTTGCCGAAGCGCTGGGTGCGGACTTCACCGACGAGGGTCAGCGCTACGAACATCGTGCGGTGCTGACCGGACTGTTCGCGCCGTGGTTTGCCCGCCACACCGCCGACGAGGTGACCGCCGCGCTGGCGGCCAGTTCGGTGCTGTGGGATCGCTACCTGGATTTCGCCGAGGTCGCCCGGCACCCGCGCGTGACGGAGAACCCGTTGTTCAGCCTGCTGGAGCAGCCGCGCATCGGCAGCTATCTCGCGCCGGGCCTGCCGATGTCGGTGGACGGAAAGCACGTTAGCGCCCAGCCCGCGCCCGCACTCGGTGACGACACCGCGGCGGTGCTGGCCGAGCTCGGGATGACCGACAGCGAGATCACCGCGCTTGTCGAATCCGGAACTGTCACAACGGGATCCGGGCGCGCATGA
- a CDS encoding acyl-CoA thioesterase has product MSTLSRLLNVAADESGFVGEASGPADKRAYGGHLAAQAMAAACHTVDADKSPTSMHVQFLRGGDAGAPVHYEVEHVYDGRTAASRRALARQEGRLLTVATVSFSAQADGPEHAATSTTSGDPEQLAATGPIGPAPSLPLDEIDIRYEDDRSTGEFVRRLWWRITVPLDGPAWLGACAAVYVTDIYGIDPVLQVHGRSMVDRSHRTATTDSSIWFHRPIDAGQWNLLESRSPAAARGRGLVTLNLYDADKIVTATLVQEGLAIVRS; this is encoded by the coding sequence ATGAGCACCCTTTCCCGGCTGTTGAATGTCGCTGCCGATGAATCCGGCTTCGTGGGCGAGGCGAGCGGACCGGCGGACAAACGCGCCTACGGCGGCCACCTCGCCGCGCAGGCCATGGCGGCGGCCTGCCACACCGTGGACGCCGACAAATCACCGACGAGCATGCACGTGCAGTTCCTGCGCGGCGGCGATGCGGGCGCGCCGGTCCACTACGAGGTCGAGCACGTCTACGACGGACGCACCGCGGCGTCGCGACGGGCGCTGGCCCGCCAGGAGGGGCGGTTGCTGACCGTCGCGACCGTCTCGTTCTCGGCGCAGGCCGACGGTCCCGAGCATGCGGCAACGTCGACGACGTCCGGTGATCCCGAGCAACTGGCCGCGACCGGCCCGATCGGGCCGGCCCCGTCGCTGCCGCTCGATGAGATCGACATTCGCTACGAAGATGACCGCAGCACAGGCGAATTCGTGCGCCGGCTGTGGTGGCGAATCACCGTGCCGCTGGACGGTCCGGCGTGGCTGGGTGCCTGCGCGGCGGTCTACGTCACCGACATCTACGGCATCGACCCGGTGCTGCAGGTGCACGGCCGCTCGATGGTCGACCGCAGCCACCGCACCGCCACCACCGACTCATCGATCTGGTTCCACCGGCCGATCGACGCCGGACAGTGGAACCTGCTCGAATCGCGGTCCCCGGCCGCCGCGCGCGGCCGGGGCCTGGTGACCCTGAATCTCTACGACGCCGACAAGATCGTGACCGCCACGCTGGTTCAGGAAGGGCTGGCGATCGTGCGGTCCTGA
- a CDS encoding TetR/AcrR family transcriptional regulator — MAADTSANLVATAERLFAERGVDGVSLREIAREAGARNVMAVQYHFADRAGVLAAIADKHLPVVDARRDALLDAIEDEAKPSMRAMASALVRPLAAKLADPDGGPAFLRVHADLLNRPVPSFDLTGRSGSLQRWRALLEPMLDPLAVTLHPRLGALVYAAVELGRRAATAPHADDRLFVSHLVDTVAAMLGAPLSDETRALATDRQARRARPQDRTIASPS, encoded by the coding sequence ATGGCCGCTGACACCTCGGCCAATCTGGTGGCGACGGCCGAGCGGCTGTTCGCCGAACGAGGGGTCGACGGCGTCAGCCTGCGGGAGATCGCCCGCGAGGCTGGGGCCCGCAATGTGATGGCGGTGCAGTATCACTTCGCCGACCGCGCCGGGGTGCTGGCGGCGATCGCCGACAAGCACCTTCCGGTGGTCGACGCCCGGCGCGATGCGCTGCTCGACGCGATCGAGGACGAGGCGAAGCCATCGATGCGGGCGATGGCGTCGGCGCTGGTCCGTCCGCTGGCCGCCAAACTGGCCGACCCCGACGGGGGTCCGGCGTTCCTGCGCGTCCACGCCGACCTGCTGAACCGGCCGGTGCCCTCGTTCGACCTCACCGGACGCTCCGGCAGCCTGCAGCGCTGGCGCGCTCTGCTCGAGCCCATGCTCGACCCGCTGGCAGTCACCCTGCATCCACGGCTGGGTGCGCTGGTCTACGCCGCGGTGGAGTTGGGCCGCCGCGCGGCCACCGCACCGCACGCCGACGACCGCCTGTTCGTCAGCCATCTGGTCGACACCGTCGCCGCGATGCTGGGCGCGCCGTTGTCGGACGAGACCCGCGCGCTGGCCACCGACCGGCAGGCCCGGCGGGCTCGGCCTCAGGACCGCACGATCGCCAGCCCTTCCTGA
- a CDS encoding acyl-CoA dehydrogenase family protein, which yields MWDFETDPEYQKKLDWVEEFMREKLEPLDFAPLDPYEKTNPQVLRVLRPLQQAVREQGLWAAHLSPELGGQGYGQVKLALLNEIVGRSRWAPSVFGSQAPDSGNAEILAMFGTEEQKKRYLQPLLNGEISSCYSMTEPHGGSDPGLFTTHAERDGDEWVINGEKWFSSNARNASFFIVMVVTSPEARTHQKMSLFIVPAETPGIEIIRNVGVGGESDDRAGHGYIRYNDVRVPADHVLGGEGQAFAIAQTRLGGGRVHHAMRTIALARRAFDMMCERAVSRQTRRGPLGDYQMTQEKIADSWIQIEQFRLLVLRTAWKIDKYHDYQKVRRDIAAVKVAMPQVLHDVVQRAMHLHGALGVSDEMPFVKMLVGAESLAIADGPTEVHKLTVARRTLKEYEPVDTLFPSQHIPTRRAAAQAKLAELLEHEVAEL from the coding sequence ATGTGGGACTTCGAAACCGACCCCGAGTACCAGAAGAAGCTCGACTGGGTCGAAGAGTTCATGCGCGAGAAGCTTGAACCGCTCGACTTCGCGCCGCTGGACCCGTACGAGAAGACCAACCCGCAGGTGCTCAGAGTGTTGCGGCCGTTGCAGCAGGCGGTTCGCGAGCAAGGCCTATGGGCGGCGCATCTGAGCCCGGAGCTCGGGGGCCAGGGCTACGGACAGGTCAAGCTGGCGCTGCTGAACGAGATCGTCGGGCGCTCTCGTTGGGCGCCTTCGGTTTTCGGATCGCAAGCACCCGACTCCGGCAACGCCGAGATTCTGGCCATGTTCGGTACCGAGGAACAGAAGAAGCGCTATCTGCAGCCACTGCTCAACGGTGAGATCTCGTCGTGTTACTCGATGACCGAACCGCATGGCGGCTCGGATCCCGGCCTGTTCACCACGCACGCCGAGCGTGACGGCGACGAGTGGGTGATCAACGGAGAGAAGTGGTTTTCCTCCAATGCCCGCAACGCGAGCTTCTTCATCGTCATGGTGGTCACCAGCCCCGAAGCCCGCACCCACCAGAAGATGTCGCTGTTCATCGTGCCTGCCGAGACACCCGGTATCGAGATCATCCGCAATGTCGGCGTGGGTGGCGAGTCGGACGACCGCGCCGGGCACGGCTATATCCGCTACAACGACGTGCGGGTGCCGGCCGACCACGTTCTCGGCGGCGAGGGTCAGGCGTTCGCGATCGCGCAGACCCGGCTTGGCGGCGGCCGCGTGCACCACGCGATGCGCACGATCGCGTTGGCCCGCAGGGCTTTTGACATGATGTGCGAGCGCGCGGTGTCGCGCCAGACCCGTCGCGGCCCGCTCGGGGATTACCAGATGACGCAGGAGAAGATCGCCGACAGCTGGATCCAGATCGAACAGTTCCGGCTGCTGGTGCTGCGCACCGCGTGGAAGATCGACAAGTACCACGACTACCAGAAGGTGCGCCGCGACATCGCCGCCGTGAAAGTCGCCATGCCGCAGGTGCTGCACGACGTCGTGCAGCGGGCCATGCATTTGCATGGCGCACTGGGCGTTTCCGACGAGATGCCGTTCGTGAAGATGTTGGTGGGTGCAGAGTCACTGGCGATCGCCGACGGTCCCACCGAGGTGCACAAGCTGACCGTCGCCCGCCGCACCCTCAAGGAGTACGAACCGGTCGACACGCTATTCCCGTCGCAGCACATCCCGACCCGGCGCGCAGCAGCGCAGGCCAAGCTCGCCGAGCTGCTCGAGCACGAAGTCGCCGAGCTGTGA
- a CDS encoding SDR family oxidoreductase, producing MKITVLGATGLIGSRVVTLLRTAGHEVTPAARSAGVDAVTGQGLDGALAGADVVVDVTNAPSLDAEPVMTFFTAESANLVAAAKAAAVNHIVVLSIVGVDALPDSGYAGAKVVQEKTVTGSGVPYTIVRATQFHEFTERIVGSLLVDGTYRVPDARIQPISAAEVAAVVAEAAQATPVNGVIDVGGPEKMTFAQLVRVVSAVRGRQAPIVVDSAATYFGIPVDQHSLVTGHGAVITDTTLADWLTAE from the coding sequence ATGAAGATCACCGTCCTCGGAGCCACCGGACTGATCGGCAGTCGCGTCGTCACCCTGTTGCGGACGGCCGGACATGAGGTCACACCTGCTGCTCGCAGCGCAGGTGTGGATGCGGTGACCGGACAGGGACTCGACGGGGCGCTCGCCGGCGCCGACGTCGTCGTCGACGTCACCAATGCACCGTCGTTGGACGCCGAACCCGTCATGACCTTCTTCACCGCCGAATCTGCGAATCTGGTCGCGGCGGCCAAAGCCGCAGCGGTCAACCACATCGTGGTCTTGTCGATCGTCGGGGTCGACGCCTTGCCCGACAGCGGCTACGCGGGGGCCAAGGTTGTGCAGGAGAAGACCGTCACTGGATCGGGTGTGCCCTACACCATCGTGCGGGCCACCCAGTTTCACGAGTTCACCGAAAGGATCGTCGGATCACTGCTGGTCGACGGCACCTACCGGGTACCGGATGCCAGAATCCAACCAATATCCGCAGCAGAGGTGGCCGCCGTGGTCGCCGAGGCGGCGCAAGCCACCCCAGTGAACGGTGTCATCGACGTCGGCGGTCCGGAAAAGATGACTTTCGCACAGCTGGTTCGCGTCGTCTCTGCAGTCCGGGGGCGGCAGGCGCCGATCGTTGTGGATTCCGCTGCCACCTACTTCGGCATCCCGGTTGACCAACACAGCTTGGTCACCGGACACGGTGCCGTGATCACCGATACGACGCTGGCGGATTGGCTAACAGCCGAATGA
- a CDS encoding magnesium transporter: MLLLSRVTGQDVCGADGQVVGRLADLTVSLGQQSGRQLVERLLVNRRHDVPLLVPWEQVIRFERNRVAIAAGDQFTDVELPEDEILLKRDVLDTQVIDVVGQRLARVADVVLTRTDAGRIELVGVEVGFGAVLRRLRMKRLAAGAGRDVIDWADVHLTSERGHAAQLACPRSAVHHLDARGLAALVSRVDTESAAEILAIKDPTAAADAVRAAHPVVGERVLRALPDTDAAEIVAAMPEEHAGRWRARLRHAPGRHFLRSRVWPRRRQSRRPGS, translated from the coding sequence GTGCTGCTGCTCAGCCGGGTCACCGGCCAGGACGTCTGTGGGGCCGACGGGCAGGTGGTCGGCCGATTGGCTGATCTCACCGTCAGCCTAGGGCAGCAGTCCGGCCGGCAGCTCGTCGAACGGCTGCTGGTCAACCGCCGCCACGATGTGCCGCTGCTGGTGCCCTGGGAGCAGGTGATCCGCTTCGAGCGGAACCGGGTCGCCATCGCGGCCGGTGACCAGTTCACCGATGTCGAACTGCCCGAGGACGAAATCCTGTTGAAGCGCGACGTATTGGACACCCAGGTGATCGACGTGGTGGGCCAGCGGCTGGCTCGGGTCGCCGACGTGGTGCTGACTCGCACCGATGCCGGCCGCATCGAACTCGTCGGTGTGGAGGTCGGATTCGGCGCGGTATTGCGGCGCCTGCGAATGAAACGACTCGCCGCCGGCGCCGGTCGTGACGTCATCGACTGGGCCGACGTGCACCTGACCTCCGAACGGGGCCATGCCGCCCAACTCGCCTGCCCGCGGTCTGCCGTGCATCACCTCGACGCGCGGGGCCTGGCCGCTCTGGTCAGCCGGGTGGACACCGAGTCGGCGGCCGAGATCCTGGCGATCAAGGACCCGACCGCCGCCGCTGACGCGGTGCGTGCCGCCCACCCGGTAGTCGGCGAACGGGTACTGCGTGCCCTACCCGACACCGATGCCGCAGAGATCGTCGCGGCGATGCCCGAGGAACACGCGGGGCGGTGGCGGGCGCGGCTGAGACACGCCCCGGGCCGGCACTTCCTGCGCTCGCGGGTCTGGCCGCGGCGCCGCCAGTCCAGGCGGCCGGGTTCATGA
- a CDS encoding NRAMP family divalent metal transporter: protein MRVLTRTTTRFGALLAVLGPGLLAGLSDDDPAGITTYSVLGADHGYQLLWVLLLSTVALIVFHSLAARMGVVTGQGLIGLVRQRYGVRVGAAILGALVIANVGTTCAEFAGIAAGFELFGVSRYVSVPAAAVAVSLLVLRGSFHRVERLLLALSTVFLAYVASGFLAKPDWGAALHGTFVPTMPMTAPAIAIVTATLGTTLAPWGLSFMQSYAVDKKLRTDDLPLERVDVITGAVLTGVIGFFVVVACAATLHRDGRGIADAADAAIALQPLAGEAAGTLFAVGLIGAAFLAASILPLSTAYAVCEYAGVEAAIDDPYREARTFYLTYGIVTVVGAVIVLAPDAPLVPILVGTQVLNAVLLVPLMVAMIGLGRDRELMGRFAMRRAGTIVYGVTTVVVVVCVAALGITTVFG, encoded by the coding sequence ATGAGGGTCCTCACCCGCACCACCACCCGGTTCGGCGCACTGCTCGCCGTCCTCGGACCCGGACTGCTGGCCGGGCTGTCCGACGACGATCCGGCCGGTATCACCACCTACTCGGTGCTCGGTGCCGACCACGGCTACCAGCTGCTGTGGGTGCTGCTGCTGTCCACCGTCGCGCTGATCGTCTTCCACAGCCTGGCCGCCAGGATGGGGGTGGTCACCGGTCAAGGATTGATCGGGTTGGTGCGGCAGCGCTACGGCGTCCGGGTGGGTGCGGCCATCCTGGGCGCCCTGGTGATCGCCAACGTTGGGACCACGTGTGCCGAATTCGCCGGTATCGCAGCCGGATTCGAGCTCTTCGGGGTGTCCCGGTATGTCAGCGTCCCAGCCGCGGCGGTCGCCGTCTCGCTTCTGGTGCTGCGCGGCAGCTTCCACCGTGTCGAGCGGTTGCTGCTGGCGCTGTCCACGGTGTTCCTGGCCTACGTCGCCTCCGGGTTCCTGGCCAAGCCGGACTGGGGAGCCGCACTGCACGGAACGTTCGTGCCGACCATGCCGATGACCGCGCCCGCGATCGCGATCGTGACCGCCACCCTGGGCACCACGCTGGCGCCGTGGGGGTTGTCGTTCATGCAGTCTTACGCCGTCGACAAGAAACTTCGCACCGATGACCTCCCGCTGGAGCGGGTGGACGTGATCACCGGCGCGGTGCTCACGGGAGTCATCGGGTTCTTCGTGGTGGTCGCGTGCGCGGCGACCCTGCATCGCGACGGGCGTGGCATCGCCGACGCCGCCGATGCGGCCATCGCGCTGCAGCCGTTGGCCGGCGAGGCGGCGGGCACGCTCTTCGCCGTCGGACTGATCGGCGCGGCGTTCCTGGCCGCTTCGATCCTGCCGCTGTCGACGGCCTACGCCGTGTGCGAATACGCGGGTGTGGAGGCGGCGATCGACGATCCTTACCGCGAAGCCCGCACGTTCTACCTGACCTACGGGATCGTCACCGTGGTCGGCGCTGTCATCGTCCTGGCCCCCGATGCGCCGCTGGTGCCGATCCTGGTCGGCACCCAGGTACTCAACGCGGTGCTATTGGTGCCGCTGATGGTCGCGATGATCGGCCTGGGCCGCGATCGTGAGCTCATGGGCCGGTTCGCGATGCGCCGGGCCGGCACGATCGTCTACGGCGTCACCACCGTCGTTGTCGTGGTGTGTGTCGCTGCACTCGGCATCACCACGGTCTTCGGCTGA
- a CDS encoding enoyl-CoA hydratase-related protein: MSNDATTIALDVDDSGVALITLDGQERLNAFSPDTARELGDAYRRCDADDAVRAVVVTGAGRAFCAGADMTAAAAAFESPQEGFSASPIQPPAWRVRKLVIAAINGPAIGIGLTLALQCDVRLVADDAKLAIPQVRRGMIGDCAVHYTLKRAVGLAVAADVLLTGRGFTGAEAAALGIASRALPAHEVLPAALELARDVARSANPASVAYSKRLLWSEIDADAVAAEETTVHLKLMGGPDAAEGPAAWRENRPPVWKSRAGETGDPA, from the coding sequence GTGAGCAACGACGCCACGACAATCGCTCTCGACGTCGACGACTCGGGCGTCGCCCTGATCACCCTGGACGGCCAGGAGCGGCTCAACGCGTTCTCCCCCGATACCGCCCGTGAGCTCGGCGACGCCTACCGCCGGTGCGATGCCGACGACGCCGTCCGCGCTGTAGTCGTCACCGGTGCCGGGCGGGCATTCTGCGCCGGGGCCGACATGACCGCCGCGGCCGCGGCGTTTGAAAGTCCGCAGGAGGGTTTCAGCGCCTCGCCCATCCAGCCGCCGGCCTGGCGAGTGCGCAAACTGGTGATCGCCGCGATCAACGGTCCCGCCATCGGCATCGGGCTGACCCTGGCCCTGCAGTGCGACGTCCGGCTGGTGGCCGACGACGCCAAGCTCGCCATCCCACAGGTGCGCCGCGGCATGATCGGCGACTGCGCCGTGCATTACACCCTCAAACGTGCGGTGGGACTGGCGGTGGCCGCCGATGTCCTGCTCACCGGCCGCGGCTTCACCGGGGCCGAGGCTGCCGCTCTGGGCATCGCCAGCCGGGCGCTGCCCGCCCACGAGGTGCTGCCCGCGGCGCTGGAGTTGGCCCGCGACGTGGCGCGCTCCGCCAACCCCGCCTCGGTGGCCTACAGCAAGCGGCTGCTGTGGAGTGAGATCGACGCCGACGCAGTGGCCGCCGAGGAGACTACGGTGCACCTGAAACTGATGGGCGGCCCGGATGCGGCCGAGGGGCCGGCCGCCTGGCGGGAGAACCGGCCCCCGGTGTGGAAGTCGAGGGCTGGCGAGACGGGAGACCCTGCATGA
- a CDS encoding SDR family NAD(P)-dependent oxidoreductase: protein MTTTGEVLSRVDLTGRTVVITGASTGLGLQTARAMQAAGAEIVAAVRDLDKTRAAIDCETVQLELGDLRSARAAAEAIAGRHDRVDVLINNAGVMAPPLMRTVQGYEMQLGTNHLGHFVFTTEMADVFDHGTRIVNLSSRGHQLGGIRWDDPNYDDESAYDKWQAYGQSKTANVLFTVEAERRWGKRGVHSFAVHPGVVFTDLARHMTRADFSEGGTLANLEVTDVEHGAATTVWAATSPELDGRGGLYLEDCRVADPMVDGVEGGYAPWAVDPEQAARLWEWSQAQAALNLSD from the coding sequence ATGACGACCACCGGCGAGGTTCTCTCTCGTGTCGACTTGACCGGTCGCACCGTCGTCATCACCGGGGCCTCGACGGGACTGGGGTTGCAGACCGCCCGCGCCATGCAAGCCGCCGGCGCGGAAATCGTCGCCGCGGTACGCGATCTGGACAAGACGCGGGCCGCGATCGACTGCGAGACCGTACAACTCGAGCTCGGCGACCTGCGCTCGGCGCGCGCCGCAGCCGAGGCGATCGCCGGACGTCATGACCGCGTCGACGTGCTGATCAACAATGCCGGAGTGATGGCGCCACCGCTGATGCGCACCGTGCAGGGCTACGAAATGCAGCTCGGCACAAATCATCTCGGCCACTTCGTGTTCACCACCGAGATGGCCGACGTGTTCGATCACGGCACCCGGATCGTCAACCTCAGCAGTCGCGGTCACCAACTCGGCGGAATCCGTTGGGACGACCCGAACTACGACGACGAAAGCGCATACGACAAATGGCAGGCCTACGGACAGAGCAAGACCGCCAACGTGTTGTTCACCGTGGAGGCCGAGCGGCGATGGGGCAAGCGCGGAGTCCATTCGTTCGCAGTGCATCCCGGGGTGGTGTTCACCGACCTGGCCCGGCACATGACCCGCGCCGACTTCAGTGAGGGCGGCACCTTGGCCAACCTAGAGGTGACCGACGTCGAGCACGGCGCGGCCACCACGGTGTGGGCGGCCACCAGCCCCGAGCTCGACGGCCGCGGTGGGCTCTATCTCGAGGACTGCCGCGTCGCCGATCCGATGGTCGACGGTGTCGAGGGCGGCTACGCGCCATGGGCCGTCGACCCCGAACAGGCCGCCCGATTGTGGGAGTGGTCGCAGGCCCAGGCTGCGCTTAATTTGAGTGACTAG